A genomic region of Silurus meridionalis isolate SWU-2019-XX chromosome 7, ASM1480568v1, whole genome shotgun sequence contains the following coding sequences:
- the LOC124388438 gene encoding hemicentin-2-like, which yields MQSVGIPAVSVLIYLLMLQCQAFIIREVLVKDSVTFPCSCTGNCPVVQWSRFIPSYTIVAKWKCPRGQNLQKRFEISGDTSRGDFSLMIISVAYNDVGSYRCSCNGETVSEVKMKVLVATVVKVQEKQNVTLPCYGDTRRQDVKDVQWKKDGGKVVLYTHANRSVTTDEAGSRFMMSVEDFLDGDLSLHISSVHLSDAGEYRCLLHDESQDGEPSTVVLEVEGRQHQTTTSTTTSSSCSTEVTRLCVLLGSIISVGIII from the exons atgcagTCGGTCGGAATTCCTGCTGTTTCTGTCCTGA TTTATCTGCTGATGCTTCAGTGTCAAGCCTTCATCATCCGAGAAGTTCTAGTGAAAGACTCTGTGACGTTCCCGTGTTCCTGCACTGGAAACTGTCCGGTGGTTCAGTGGAGTCGCTTCATTCCCAGTTACACCATTGTGGCTAAATGGAAGTGTCCCAGAGGACAGAATTTACAGAAAAGATTTGAAATATCAGGAGATACCAGCAGAGGAGATTTCTCCCTGATGATCATCTCAGTAGCCTACAATGATGTCGGCTCCTACAGGTGCAGCTGTAATGGAGAAACAGTTAGTGAAGTGAAGATGAAGGTTCtgg TGGCGACAGTTGTAAAGGTTCAGGAGAAGCAGAATGTCACCCTCCCGTGCTACGGAGACACTCGGAGACAAGATGTTAAAGATGTACAGTGGAAGAAGGATGGAGGAAAGGTTGTGCTGTACACTCATGCAAACAGATCAGTGACTACTGATGAAGCAGGAAGCAGATTTATGATGTCAGTAGAAGACTTTCTGGATGGTGATCTCTCTCTCCACATCAGTTCAGTTCACCTGTCTGATGCAGGAGAATATCGGTGTCTCCTCCATGATGAATCTCAGGATGGAGAACCATCAACTGTTGTGCTGGAGGTAGAAG GGCGACAACATCAaaccaccaccagcaccaccaccagcagcagCTGCAGCACTGAGGTTACACGACTGTGTGTGCTTCTAGGATCGATCATCTCTGTAGGTATCATCATCTGA